One Campylobacter concisus DNA window includes the following coding sequences:
- a CDS encoding ABC-F family ATP-binding cassette domain-containing protein: MLEVRGLTQRFASSLLFEDVNLKLNRHNRYGLIGANGAGKSTFLKILSGAIEPTSGEIIIENGLKVGVLGQDQFAFENFTLKDAVLYGNKRLYDAVKEKEKLYMSEEFTDEINERLSELEMISAEEDPSYEYETRIEKILSSLGLNEFDKLMSEVENSDKVKVLLAQVLFPKPDILFLDEPTNNLDIDAIAWLENELNRHEGTLVVISHDRHFLNRVCTNILDVDFKKIREFSGNYDDWYMAANLIAKQHEMERDKKLKEKEELEKFIARFSANASKARQATSRAKQLEKLDIAEIAVSSRRDPSILFRANREIGNELIELKNVSKKFDDKVIFENFNFKLEKGDKLAIIGHNGVGKSTLCKIIMGELKPDAGEVHIGATIELGYFAQDTVNKIDGELKLYEYLQDAKNKDIDEIRKCLGRMLFSGAEQEKAVGALSGGEKHRVRLAQLMLHRPNLLVMDEPNNHLDLEAIIALGEAFYNFNGSVICVSHDRELIDAFANRILHLKGNGEVVDFKGTYEEYRANLGLES; the protein is encoded by the coding sequence ATGTTAGAAGTTAGGGGACTTACTCAAAGATTTGCAAGCAGTTTGCTATTTGAGGATGTAAATTTAAAGCTAAATCGCCACAACAGATACGGACTAATCGGTGCAAATGGCGCTGGTAAATCGACATTTTTAAAAATTTTAAGCGGAGCTATCGAGCCAACTAGCGGCGAGATCATCATAGAAAATGGACTAAAGGTTGGCGTGCTTGGGCAAGATCAGTTTGCGTTTGAAAATTTCACGCTAAAAGACGCGGTACTTTATGGCAACAAACGCCTATATGACGCTGTGAAAGAGAAAGAAAAGCTCTATATGAGCGAGGAATTTACAGATGAGATAAATGAGCGCTTAAGTGAGCTTGAAATGATAAGCGCCGAGGAAGATCCAAGCTACGAGTACGAGACTAGGATAGAAAAAATCCTAAGCTCGCTTGGGTTAAATGAATTTGATAAGCTTATGAGCGAGGTTGAAAACTCCGATAAAGTTAAGGTTTTGCTAGCTCAAGTACTCTTTCCAAAGCCAGACATCTTGTTCTTAGACGAGCCGACAAACAACCTTGATATAGACGCAATCGCATGGCTAGAAAACGAGCTAAACCGCCACGAGGGTACACTTGTGGTTATCAGCCACGATAGGCATTTTTTAAATAGAGTTTGTACAAACATTTTGGATGTAGATTTTAAGAAAATTCGCGAGTTTTCAGGCAACTATGACGACTGGTATATGGCTGCAAATTTGATCGCAAAGCAGCATGAGATGGAGCGTGATAAGAAGCTAAAAGAGAAAGAGGAGCTGGAGAAATTTATCGCGAGATTTTCAGCAAATGCGAGCAAAGCAAGGCAAGCAACCTCTCGTGCAAAACAGCTTGAAAAGCTTGATATCGCGGAGATCGCAGTATCAAGCAGGCGTGATCCAAGCATTCTATTTCGTGCAAACCGCGAGATAGGAAACGAGCTAATAGAGCTTAAAAATGTAAGTAAGAAATTTGATGATAAAGTGATATTTGAAAATTTTAACTTTAAGCTTGAAAAGGGCGACAAGCTAGCCATCATCGGTCATAACGGCGTTGGTAAAAGTACGCTTTGTAAGATCATAATGGGCGAGCTAAAGCCTGACGCGGGAGAGGTACATATAGGCGCGACCATCGAGCTAGGGTATTTTGCGCAAGATACGGTAAATAAGATAGATGGCGAGCTAAAGCTTTATGAGTACTTGCAAGATGCCAAAAACAAGGACATCGACGAGATCAGAAAGTGCCTTGGTAGGATGCTCTTTAGCGGTGCCGAGCAAGAAAAGGCAGTTGGCGCGCTAAGTGGTGGCGAAAAACACCGAGTAAGACTAGCTCAGCTCATGCTTCATAGGCCAAATTTACTTGTTATGGACGAGCCAAATAACCACCTCGACCTTGAAGCTATCATCGCGCTTGGCGAGGCGTTTTATAACTTTAACGGCTCAGTCATCTGCGTGAGCCACGATAGGGAGCTGATAGACGCCTTTGCAAATAGAATTTTACACCTAAAAGGCAATGGCGAAGTGGTTGATTTTAAAGGTACATATGAAGAGTATAGAGCAAATTTGGGGCTTGAGAGCTAA
- a CDS encoding DUF1287 domain-containing protein, with amino-acid sequence MKKFLLLALFATQIFAFSASKFVNDARLQIGVTLSYDPSYERLAYPMGDVDIKKGVCADVVVRALRYQDMDLQRLIFEDMSRNFASYPKKWGLKKADKNIDHRRVLNIAAYLKRKGFEVSDDKFLPGDIVTWMLPKNLPHIGVISDKFEGQTPLVIHNIGSGVQEENILYSYKITGHFRLK; translated from the coding sequence ATGAAGAAATTTCTGCTTTTGGCTCTTTTTGCCACACAAATTTTTGCCTTTTCGGCGAGTAAATTTGTAAATGATGCTAGGTTGCAGATCGGCGTGACGCTAAGTTACGATCCAAGCTACGAAAGGCTCGCCTATCCTATGGGCGACGTGGATATCAAAAAGGGCGTTTGCGCCGACGTTGTGGTAAGGGCGCTACGTTATCAGGATATGGATCTGCAAAGGCTCATTTTTGAAGATATGAGTAGAAATTTCGCGAGCTATCCTAAAAAATGGGGACTTAAAAAGGCTGATAAAAACATCGATCACAGGCGTGTTTTAAACATTGCCGCCTATCTAAAAAGGAAAGGTTTTGAGGTGAGCGATGATAAATTTCTGCCAGGCGATATCGTCACATGGATGCTACCAAAAAATTTACCTCACATTGGCGTGATCTCAGATAAATTTGAAGGCCAAACACCGCTTGTAATCCACAATATCGGCTCTGGCGTACAAGAAGAAAATATACTTTATAGCTACAAAATCACAGGTCATTTTAGGCTAAAGTAG
- a CDS encoding glucose-6-phosphate isomerase, which translates to MIETSFKFNFASSDVIDSYAKRINDEYESGEIGYYHLPVLGQNLLGEIEEYEKGLAHIKNVVLVGIGGSSLGVKALKLMLDGTKGIKRELLFLDNVDSCSYKSTLDGLNFDETLFIISSKSGNTIETITIFKCLLDDFKPQNLGKNFLIITDPGTNLENFAKENGIKFFNIPKNVGGRFSVLSAIGLVPLGICGYDIRALLDGALACKKQYIEQKDSSIVAKAYHYATSRNASINVIFSYCDRFFEFNDWYVQLWAESLGKKRGYKRVGLTPVGLVGSRDQHSFLQLIMDGVKDKSVTFIKIKDHASDKAIPNLSLKGLEECDFVAGLSLNELINLQCDATAMALVQEGISVDTITLERLDEFHAGWLIFYYELLTSATGIMLGINTYDQPGVEIGKRILKTMLLK; encoded by the coding sequence ATGATAGAAACTTCATTTAAATTTAACTTTGCAAGTAGCGATGTCATCGACTCATACGCCAAACGCATAAATGACGAGTACGAAAGCGGCGAGATAGGCTACTACCACCTGCCAGTGCTTGGGCAAAATTTACTAGGCGAGATCGAGGAGTATGAAAAGGGGCTAGCTCATATCAAAAATGTAGTACTTGTTGGCATTGGCGGCAGCAGTCTTGGCGTAAAGGCGCTAAAATTGATGCTTGATGGCACAAAGGGGATAAAAAGAGAGCTTTTATTTTTAGATAACGTTGATTCTTGCAGCTACAAAAGCACGCTTGATGGGCTAAATTTTGACGAAACGCTTTTTATAATAAGCTCAAAATCAGGCAATACGATCGAGACGATCACTATTTTTAAGTGCCTGCTTGATGACTTTAAGCCTCAAAATTTAGGCAAAAATTTCCTCATCATCACTGATCCTGGGACAAATTTAGAAAATTTTGCCAAAGAAAATGGCATTAAATTTTTTAATATCCCAAAAAATGTTGGAGGGAGATTTAGCGTGCTAAGTGCGATAGGTCTTGTGCCTCTTGGTATCTGTGGCTACGATATAAGGGCACTTTTGGATGGCGCGCTTGCTTGCAAGAAGCAATACATCGAGCAAAAGGATAGTTCAATAGTCGCTAAAGCTTACCACTACGCCACTAGCAGAAATGCGAGCATAAATGTCATATTTAGCTATTGCGATAGATTTTTTGAATTTAACGACTGGTACGTGCAGCTTTGGGCGGAGAGCCTTGGTAAAAAAAGAGGCTATAAAAGGGTTGGTCTTACGCCAGTTGGACTTGTCGGTAGTCGCGATCAGCACAGCTTTTTGCAGCTTATCATGGACGGTGTAAAAGATAAGAGTGTGACATTTATAAAGATAAAAGATCACGCGAGCGACAAGGCTATCCCAAATTTGAGCCTAAAAGGGCTTGAAGAGTGCGATTTTGTGGCAGGTCTAAGCCTAAATGAGCTTATAAATTTGCAGTGCGACGCGACAGCTATGGCGCTGGTGCAAGAGGGCATAAGTGTCGATACTATCACGCTTGAGAGGCTTGATGAGTTTCATGCTGGCTGGCTCATTTTCTACTACGAGTTGCTCACCTCGGCCACTGGCATCATGCTAGGCATCAACACCTATGATCAGCCTGGCGTTGAGATAGGAAAACGTATCCTAAAAACCATGCTTTTAAAGTAA
- the galU gene encoding UTP--glucose-1-phosphate uridylyltransferase GalU, with protein MIQTCLFPAAGYGTRFLPATKSLPKEMLPILTKPLIHYGVDEALEAGMDNMAFVTGRGKRALEDYFDISYELEKEIAGSSKESLLSEVRNLMSSCTFSFTRQNAMKGLGHAIYTGKTLVRDEAFGVILADDLCINENGEGVLSQMVKIYEKYRCSVVAVMEVPKEQTKSYGVVSGRFIEDDLIMVDDMVEKPDPAEAPTNLAIIGRYILTPDIFNILERTNPGKNGEIQITDALKTQAKDGMVLAYKFKGKRFDCGSIDGFVEATNFFYECSK; from the coding sequence ATGATACAAACTTGCCTATTTCCAGCGGCTGGATACGGAACGAGGTTTTTGCCAGCTACAAAATCGCTCCCAAAAGAGATGTTGCCGATACTTACAAAACCGCTCATTCACTACGGCGTTGATGAGGCACTTGAGGCTGGCATGGATAATATGGCCTTTGTCACAGGACGCGGAAAAAGGGCGCTTGAGGACTATTTTGATATAAGCTATGAGCTGGAAAAAGAGATCGCTGGTAGCTCAAAAGAGTCACTGCTAAGCGAAGTTAGAAATTTAATGAGTTCATGCACATTTTCATTTACTAGGCAAAATGCTATGAAAGGGCTTGGACACGCCATTTATACGGGCAAAACTCTAGTTCGTGACGAGGCATTTGGGGTCATTTTGGCAGATGATCTATGTATAAATGAAAACGGCGAGGGTGTGCTTTCACAGATGGTTAAAATTTATGAGAAATATCGCTGCAGCGTCGTTGCAGTGATGGAGGTGCCAAAAGAGCAGACTAAGTCTTATGGCGTCGTAAGCGGCAGGTTTATAGAAGATGATCTTATAATGGTTGATGATATGGTTGAAAAGCCTGATCCTGCCGAGGCTCCGACAAATTTAGCGATAATCGGGCGCTACATCCTAACGCCAGATATTTTTAATATCTTAGAGCGAACAAACCCAGGCAAAAACGGCGAAATTCAGATTACAGACGCGCTAAAAACGCAGGCAAAAGATGGCATGGTGCTGGCTTATAAATTTAAGGGTAAGAGGTTTGACTGCGGCAGTATCGATGGGTTCGTCGAGGCTACAAATTTCTTTTACGAGTGCAGTAAATGA
- a CDS encoding IMPACT family protein, producing the protein MQTIDRIFKAQLDIKKSNFLAFLCPISSFKSLHEHLKEEYFKAVHVVWATRELNKYGQIVENQSDDGEPKGTSGQPSLNALRGAELINVGVLIVRYFGGIKLGTGGLVRAYSGAVNEAINEAIKDGGVMKFEIKDETKFFTPFSLMSRFEHYFATKNLSEFEREFNDTGAIWSVNLNEAEFAELFKFCKEFEASEFKFLALPLGSKALFIY; encoded by the coding sequence TTGCAGACGATTGATAGGATTTTTAAAGCACAGCTTGATATAAAAAAGTCAAATTTTTTAGCATTTTTATGCCCGATTAGCTCGTTTAAAAGTTTGCATGAACACCTAAAAGAGGAGTATTTTAAGGCCGTTCATGTAGTTTGGGCAACAAGAGAGCTAAACAAATACGGACAAATCGTTGAAAATCAAAGTGATGATGGCGAGCCAAAGGGCACTAGCGGCCAGCCAAGCCTAAATGCGCTAAGAGGAGCCGAGCTTATAAACGTTGGGGTCTTGATAGTTCGCTACTTTGGGGGGATAAAGCTTGGCACTGGAGGGCTTGTCAGAGCCTACTCAGGGGCTGTGAATGAAGCGATAAATGAAGCGATAAAAGATGGTGGTGTGATGAAATTTGAGATAAAAGATGAGACTAAATTTTTTACGCCATTTTCGCTGATGAGCCGCTTTGAGCACTACTTTGCTACTAAAAATTTAAGCGAGTTTGAAAGAGAATTTAATGACACTGGAGCGATCTGGAGCGTAAATTTAAACGAAGCCGAGTTTGCCGAACTATTTAAATTTTGCAAAGAATTTGAAGCAAGCGAGTTTAAATTTCTAGCCTTGCCACTTGGCAGCAAAGCGCTGTTTATTTATTAA
- the lgt gene encoding prolipoprotein diacylglyceryl transferase, whose translation MEIWNDIYNHFNPVAFSLFGFSVHWYGLMYILALVLALAMAKYLVKKDDIPISNQLLDNYFFWVEIGVILGARLGWVLVYSGEASYYLTQPWQIFNPIHNGEFIGIRGMSYHGAVVGFLLATILFCKRYKQNAWQLLDLCAICIPFGYTFGRIGNFLNQELFGRVTDVPWAINVFGQPRHPSQLYEAFLEGLVIFIILFLYRKYKKFNGELIALYAILYTFARFICEFFREPDSGLGFIIFDLSMGQILSLIMCGLGIFIYIKLYKSFTKI comes from the coding sequence ATGGAAATTTGGAACGACATTTATAACCACTTTAACCCAGTCGCCTTTAGCCTCTTTGGTTTTAGCGTGCACTGGTATGGGCTTATGTATATTTTAGCCCTTGTTTTGGCGCTCGCTATGGCAAAGTATCTCGTTAAAAAAGATGATATCCCTATCTCAAATCAACTTTTAGATAACTACTTTTTTTGGGTAGAAATAGGCGTCATTTTAGGCGCTAGACTTGGCTGGGTTTTAGTATATTCAGGTGAAGCAAGCTACTATCTAACGCAGCCTTGGCAAATTTTTAATCCAATCCATAACGGCGAGTTTATAGGAATTCGCGGCATGAGCTATCACGGCGCCGTGGTTGGCTTTTTACTAGCGACAATTTTATTTTGCAAAAGATATAAGCAAAACGCTTGGCAGCTACTTGATCTTTGCGCCATCTGCATACCTTTTGGCTACACCTTTGGCAGGATAGGAAATTTCTTAAATCAAGAGCTTTTTGGACGTGTCACAGACGTGCCTTGGGCGATAAATGTCTTTGGTCAGCCAAGACATCCAAGCCAGCTTTACGAGGCATTCTTAGAAGGTTTAGTTATTTTTATCATTTTATTTTTATATAGAAAATATAAGAAATTTAATGGCGAACTCATAGCACTTTACGCCATTTTATACACATTTGCAAGATTTATTTGCGAGTTTTTTAGAGAGCCTGATTCTGGACTTGGATTTATTATTTTTGATCTTTCAATGGGTCAAATTTTATCACTTATCATGTGTGGGTTGGGAATTTTTATCTATATTAAACTTTATAAGAGTTTTACGAAAATTTAA
- a CDS encoding fumarate reductase cytochrome b subunit yields MTGLIEGFLGKRSDGKKSRTPAAWDRWQSITGFILACFILCHMVFTSTILLGKDAFNAVVGFAEAKFLFGEATWWITNVIAAVIFVVFVTHAFLAMRKFPANYRQYLMFRGHKDRMKHLDTTLWWFQFLTGFALFFAASAHLIDIIFGGHITADKSAAAFHKLEIFYFALLVFMVVHAGVGMYRLYVKWVSIDGANKHEMLAKRNKAKTVVFVIYGILAVIALIADFVWISH; encoded by the coding sequence ATGACCGGGCTTATAGAAGGTTTTTTGGGGAAACGGTCGGACGGCAAAAAAAGCCGCACTCCAGCCGCTTGGGATAGATGGCAAAGTATTACAGGATTTATTCTAGCCTGTTTCATATTGTGCCATATGGTTTTTACTTCTACTATACTACTTGGCAAAGACGCATTTAACGCTGTCGTAGGATTTGCAGAGGCTAAATTTTTATTTGGCGAGGCTACTTGGTGGATCACAAATGTTATAGCTGCTGTTATCTTTGTAGTTTTTGTAACTCACGCCTTCTTGGCAATGAGAAAATTTCCTGCGAACTACAGACAATATCTAATGTTTAGAGGCCACAAAGACCGCATGAAGCACCTTGATACCACACTTTGGTGGTTCCAGTTTTTAACAGGCTTTGCTCTATTTTTTGCAGCAAGCGCCCACCTCATCGACATCATCTTTGGTGGTCACATCACTGCTGATAAGTCAGCTGCTGCATTTCACAAACTAGAAATTTTCTACTTCGCACTACTTGTTTTCATGGTCGTTCACGCTGGCGTTGGCATGTACCGCTTATATGTTAAATGGGTAAGTATTGATGGCGCAAACAAACACGAAATGCTTGCTAAAAGAAATAAGGCAAAGACAGTTGTATTTGTCATTTATGGCATACTTGCTGTGATCGCGCTAATCGCCGATTTCGTGTGGATCAGCCATTAA
- a CDS encoding fumarate reductase flavoprotein subunit: MNVKYYDALVIGGGLAGLRAAVAAGEKGLSTVVLSLIPVKRSHSAAAQGGMQASLGNSKMSEGDNEDVHFADTVKGSDWGCDQQVARMFCQTAPKAIRELAAWGVPWTRITKGERSAIINAQKTTIVEKEEVHGLIHSRDFGGTKKWRTCYTADATGHTMLFAVANEALKHNVEIHDRKEAIALIHQNNRCYGAIVRDLVNGEITAYVSKGTLIATGGYGRVYKHTTNAVVCEGIGAAIALETGVAQLGNMEAVQFHPTPIVPSGILLTEGCRGDGGILRDVDGYRFMPDYEPEKKELASRDVVSRRIMEHIRAGKGVPSPYGYHVWLDISILGREHIEKNLRDVQEICEIFNGIDPADTEVYTDENGRQRGKGWAPILPMQHYSMGGIKTKPTGESPTLAGLFSAGEAACWDMHGFNRLGGNSVSETVVAGMIVGDYFADYCGSHEIDINTADIEKFVKKEEDYLKSLVEKEGKFNVFEIKNKMKDIMWEHVAIFRTGEGLAVAVKELEELYKQSLDVKVTNKALFGNPELEEAYRVPKMLKLALCIAKGALDRTESRGAHCREDYPKRDDLNWLNRTLTSWKEGDTLPTIVYEPLDIMKMEMPPAFRGYGAKGNIIEHPDSAIRQKEVDEIREKMQAEGKSRQEIQEALMHYDLQPKYKAPNERAGIGYE; the protein is encoded by the coding sequence ATGAATGTAAAATATTATGACGCATTGGTAATTGGTGGTGGTCTAGCTGGTCTTAGAGCTGCTGTGGCTGCTGGAGAAAAGGGCTTAAGCACCGTAGTTTTGAGCCTCATCCCTGTAAAACGCTCTCACTCTGCTGCTGCACAAGGCGGCATGCAAGCAAGCCTTGGTAACTCTAAAATGAGTGAAGGTGATAACGAAGATGTGCACTTTGCTGACACAGTAAAAGGTAGTGACTGGGGTTGCGACCAGCAAGTTGCACGTATGTTTTGTCAAACTGCTCCAAAAGCTATCCGTGAGCTTGCAGCTTGGGGCGTGCCTTGGACTAGGATCACAAAAGGCGAAAGAAGCGCTATCATCAACGCTCAAAAGACAACTATCGTTGAAAAAGAAGAGGTTCATGGCCTTATCCACTCACGTGACTTTGGTGGTACAAAAAAGTGGAGAACATGCTATACAGCTGACGCAACTGGTCACACCATGCTTTTTGCTGTTGCAAACGAAGCGCTTAAACACAATGTAGAAATTCACGACCGCAAAGAGGCGATCGCTTTGATACACCAAAATAATCGCTGTTACGGCGCGATCGTTCGTGACCTAGTAAATGGCGAGATCACAGCTTATGTTTCAAAAGGCACACTTATAGCAACTGGTGGCTATGGTAGAGTTTATAAACACACTACAAACGCTGTTGTTTGCGAAGGTATCGGCGCTGCGATCGCACTTGAGACTGGCGTAGCTCAGCTTGGCAACATGGAAGCTGTTCAGTTTCACCCAACTCCGATCGTCCCATCTGGCATTCTTTTAACAGAAGGTTGCCGCGGCGACGGCGGAATTTTGCGCGACGTGGACGGATACCGCTTTATGCCTGATTATGAGCCTGAGAAAAAAGAACTAGCTAGCCGCGACGTCGTAAGCCGCCGCATCATGGAGCATATCCGCGCAGGCAAGGGCGTACCTAGCCCGTACGGATATCATGTTTGGCTAGATATCTCTATCCTAGGACGCGAGCATATCGAGAAAAACTTACGCGATGTTCAAGAAATTTGCGAAATTTTTAACGGTATCGATCCTGCCGACACCGAAGTGTATACCGACGAGAATGGACGCCAACGCGGCAAGGGCTGGGCGCCGATCCTTCCTATGCAGCACTACTCTATGGGCGGCATAAAAACCAAGCCTACAGGCGAGAGTCCTACGCTAGCGGGTCTATTTAGCGCCGGCGAGGCTGCTTGCTGGGATATGCACGGATTTAACCGTCTAGGTGGCAACTCCGTTTCAGAAACGGTCGTCGCGGGCATGATCGTGGGAGATTATTTTGCCGACTACTGCGGTAGCCACGAAATAGATATAAATACCGCAGATATAGAAAAATTCGTTAAAAAAGAGGAAGACTATCTAAAAAGTCTAGTAGAAAAAGAGGGCAAATTTAACGTATTTGAGATCAAAAACAAGATGAAAGACATCATGTGGGAGCACGTGGCGATCTTTAGAACCGGCGAAGGTCTAGCCGTAGCGGTAAAAGAGCTAGAAGAGCTTTATAAGCAATCTTTAGATGTCAAAGTCACCAACAAGGCGCTATTTGGCAACCCTGAGCTTGAGGAAGCCTACCGCGTACCAAAGATGCTAAAACTAGCCCTTTGTATCGCAAAAGGCGCGCTTGATCGCACAGAAAGCCGCGGAGCGCACTGCCGCGAAGACTATCCGAAACGCGACGACCTAAACTGGCTAAATAGAACTCTAACTAGCTGGAAAGAGGGCGATACGCTACCGACTATCGTGTATGAGCCGCTTGATATTATGAAAATGGAGATGCCACCAGCATTTAGAGGCTATGGTGCGAAAGGTAATATTATTGAGCATCCAGATAGTGCCATCCGCCAAAAAGAGGTTGATGAAATTCGTGAGAAAATGCAAGCTGAAGGTAAGAGCAGACAAGAAATTCAAGAGGCTTTAATGCACTATGATCTTCAACCAAAATACAAAGCACCAAACGAAAGAGCAGGAATAGGATATGAGTAG
- a CDS encoding fumarate reductase iron-sulfur subunit: MSRKITIKAFKYNPLSKISKPHFATYELEETDGMTLFIALNMIREKFDPDLSFDFVCRAGICGSCGMLVNGKPRLACRTLTKDFESGVIELMPLPVFKLLKDLSVDTGNWMNAMSRRVESWIHTDHETDISKLEEKVEPEVAQEVFELDRCIECGICVAACGTAIMRPDFIGAVGLNRVARFKIDALDKRTDEDFYELIGDDDGVFGCMTLLGCEDNCPKHLPLQSRIAYMRRKMAAIK; encoded by the coding sequence ATGAGTAGAAAAATAACCATAAAAGCATTTAAATATAATCCGTTAAGTAAAATTTCAAAGCCGCATTTTGCGACCTACGAGCTAGAAGAGACTGATGGTATGACATTGTTTATCGCGTTAAATATGATTCGCGAGAAATTTGACCCAGATCTTAGCTTTGACTTTGTTTGTCGTGCTGGAATTTGTGGAAGTTGTGGCATGCTTGTAAATGGTAAGCCAAGATTAGCTTGTAGAACTCTTACTAAGGATTTTGAAAGCGGAGTAATCGAGCTTATGCCTTTGCCAGTATTTAAGCTACTAAAAGACCTAAGCGTAGACACCGGCAACTGGATGAATGCGATGAGTAGGCGTGTGGAGAGCTGGATACATACAGACCACGAGACCGATATCTCTAAGCTTGAGGAAAAGGTTGAGCCTGAAGTAGCGCAAGAGGTATTTGAGCTTGATCGCTGCATTGAGTGCGGTATCTGCGTAGCTGCGTGCGGTACGGCTATAATGAGGCCTGATTTCATCGGTGCGGTCGGACTTAACCGTGTAGCTAGATTTAAGATCGACGCGCTTGATAAACGAACCGATGAGGACTTTTACGAGCTTATCGGCGACGATGACGGCGTATTTGGCTGTATGACTTTGCTAGGCTGTGAAGACAACTGCCCTAAACACTTACCACTTCAAAGTCGCATAGCTTATATGCGTAGAAAAATGGCTGCTATAAAGTAG
- a CDS encoding winged helix-turn-helix domain-containing protein — MLPSYKDMMLPILEFVAQKKEANIAEIYKFIIEYFKLSDDEILQKIKSGTFTYISRTGWALSYLATTAQVKSKPEKVPLQKVGRSLFAITNFGKELVSSKDKKSKFLSWYDEIYKQEIRQEKKEATENTPDDNIDEALCKIKEELKSEILYLAF; from the coding sequence ATGTTACCAAGCTATAAAGATATGATGCTACCTATTTTAGAATTTGTCGCACAAAAGAAAGAGGCAAATATAGCTGAAATTTATAAATTTATAATTGAATATTTCAAATTATCAGATGATGAAATTTTACAAAAAATAAAAAGTGGAACTTTTACATATATAAGCAGGACGGGCTGGGCTTTATCCTATCTAGCCACAACAGCTCAAGTAAAATCAAAGCCAGAAAAAGTGCCACTTCAAAAAGTTGGTAGAAGCCTATTTGCTATAACAAATTTTGGCAAAGAGCTAGTAAGTAGCAAGGACAAAAAGAGCAAATTTCTCTCTTGGTACGATGAAATTTACAAACAAGAGATAAGGCAAGAGAAAAAAGAAGCCACAGAAAATACCCCAGATGACAATATAGATGAAGCGCTTTGCAAAATAAAAGAAGAGCTAAAAAGTGAAATTTTATATCTAGCATTTTAG
- a CDS encoding restriction endonuclease, with product MNYGAGNLTNKGPDGGIDGIIDEDELGLSKIYIQAKRYKDGSNIRRPEIQQFIGAISNKNTKKRCLYHYGKIY from the coding sequence ATGAATTATGGAGCTGGAAATCTCACAAATAAAGGCCCAGACGGCGGAATAGATGGCATCATAGATGAAGATGAACTTGGGCTTTCTAAAATTTATATCCAAGCAAAAAGATACAAAGACGGTAGTAATATACGTAGACCAGAAATTCAGCAGTTTATCGGCGCCATCTCAAATAAAAATACTAAAAAAAGGTGTCTTTATCACTACGGCAAAATTTACTAA
- a CDS encoding phosphatidate cytidylyltransferase, producing the protein MQSRIITGVLMFVAILVVFFIDNYILNFILLGAVLYFAFNESLKLYNIDHKQLVFAALAFYVLTYFTNPIFIAILAIMLVASILAHIKSENLKLVAPFVYPTTPIFMMWMLYSEYGVGYLVWLILSVVASDSGAFFVGKMFGKHPFSPSSPNKTIEGAAGGVAIGTVIGCIVGNFVTEGFFQILFSSFLVCVFAVWGDLFESYLKRLCGVKDSGSLFPGHGGMLDRIDGYLFGVVALLWSLSW; encoded by the coding sequence ATGCAATCTCGCATAATCACTGGCGTTTTGATGTTTGTTGCTATTTTAGTAGTTTTTTTTATTGATAATTATATTTTAAATTTTATCTTGCTCGGCGCTGTGCTTTATTTTGCATTTAATGAGTCGCTCAAGCTTTATAATATAGATCACAAACAGCTAGTTTTTGCCGCACTTGCTTTTTACGTGCTTACATATTTTACAAATCCAATTTTCATAGCGATCCTTGCTATCATGCTGGTTGCTTCGATCCTAGCTCACATAAAAAGTGAAAATTTAAAGCTAGTCGCACCTTTTGTCTATCCGACCACGCCAATCTTTATGATGTGGATGCTTTACTCAGAGTATGGCGTAGGCTATCTTGTATGGCTTATTTTAAGCGTAGTTGCAAGCGATAGTGGTGCATTTTTTGTTGGCAAAATGTTTGGCAAACATCCATTTAGCCCAAGCTCACCAAATAAAACGATCGAAGGTGCAGCAGGCGGTGTGGCGATAGGCACTGTGATTGGCTGCATTGTTGGAAATTTTGTAACTGAAGGATTTTTCCAAATTTTATTTTCAAGCTTTTTAGTCTGCGTGTTTGCGGTTTGGGGAGATTTGTTTGAGAGTTACCTAAAAAGACTTTGCGGCGTAAAAGATAGTGGTTCGCTCTTCCCAGGACACGGTGGCATGCTTGACAGGATAGATGGCTATTTATTTGGCGTAGTCGCCCTACTTTGGTCGCTCTCGTGGTAA